DNA from Brachyspira aalborgi:
AATTGGATAAATTATACATTATTTAAAAAAAATGTCAACGATTTATTTTAAAAAAATTTAATTAATATCTATAAAATTTACTTGAAATAAATTTATTAAAATGATATAATAAAAATCCAAATTAAAATTAGAAAATCAGGAGTGTATATGCCTTCAGGAAGAAAAAGACTTCGTCAAAAGATGGCTACGCATAAACGAAAAAAGCGTTTACGCAAAAATAGGCATAAAAAGAAATAATATATTTCTTAAAATAATTTTCATCTCTTATTTAGAGTTTTTATATTTTGGTTTTATGGAAACAAATAATATGCAAACGGTAATAGAAGTATGCGTGGGGCTTCATTGTTGTATGAAAGGTTCTTATGCAATTTTAGAATCTATAAGAAAACATTATGATTTGAAAATTGGAATCCCATCGTTTGACGGTATGCTCTTAAAAGAGGTAGAATGTATGCATAATTGCAAAAATGCAGTTTCGGTAATAATTAACGGAATGGAATTTAATAACTGTTCTTTTGATAATATCGTTAAATATATAGAAGCGATACATATAAGAAAAAGATGAAAAGATATGTTCTTTATAACGAAAATATTATAGATAATATTCAAACATTTAAAGATTATTTCGGAGACTTTCTTTATTCTAAAATTAAAATTGAAAATTATAATAATATAATTTCAGATTTAAAAGAATATCCGATATTTACAAGAGACGCTTATCAAAAATCGCTTTATGATATTATTATTTCTAAAAAAGAAAACGAAGAAACTTTAATAATAAACGGTTATTCAATCGATTATCTAGTATTCAAAGATAAATTTTTACTTAAAAATAATCCTTATCTTATTTTAGATTCTGCAATATTTTTATCAAAAATTTTAAATATAAAAAATATCGATATAATATTGAGAAGTTATTATAACGAAGAAAAAAATATTTTAATAAAAGCTTTAGCCGAAATTGAAGATATTTATTATATTAACAATGAAATTAACATAAACATATACGATGAAAATTCTTATTATGATAATTATAAAGAAAAAATAACTATTCCATTTTTAGAAAATAAAAATTATATTTTTGATTTGGAAACTATAACTCAATTTGGATATTTTACGCATATTGGAAAAGATAATTTTAAAAAATATGGCGAAGGAAATTTTAAAGGCTCTATTTTGCTTTCGCTTTCTGGAGATATTAACATTCCTAATTTATACGAATTTGAATTATCGAATTCATTTAACGATATTATAAGAATTGCAGGAAATGCGCCTAAAGATTATGATATAAAATGCGTATTTACAAACGGTTTTTTGAATCCGCCAATGGATATTGAAAGTTTATTAAATATCTCTTTGGATTATAACGACTTTAATAATTTAAATATAAAAATCGGAAACGGAGGAATATGTTTTATAAGCGAGAATAGATGCATTATAAGAGTTTCGCTTAAAATAATTCAATTTGCTAAAAATATATCATGCAAAAAATGTATGCCTTGCGGTTTCGGTTTTAATTTATGCGAATATTATTTAAATAAAATAATTTTAGGCAAGTCCGATAATTCCGATTTAATAGATTTAAAAAATACTTTAAATATGATAATAAAAGGTTCTTCATGTTTATATATAAGAAATCTTACAAATTGCATATTGCAAACTATAGAAAAATTTAATTATGAGTTTTTATACGCTATAGAAAAAAAAATTACTTTATATAGCTTTATAAATAAAACGGATATTATATGATTATAAAAATTACTGTTGACGGAAAAGATATATATTCGCAAAAAGGTTGGACGATACTTAAAGCATTATCGTATTTGAAAATAGATATTCCTAATTTATGCGACTTTCGATTTGACAATATAAATAACGCGGAAAATAAAAATTTATCTTTCATAACGGAAGAAAATAAATTAAATTGCAAATTATGTATTGTAAAGATAAAAAGAAAAAATGAAGATTCTTATAGTTTCAAATATGCATGCAATGAAATAGTTGAAAACGGAATGGATATTATAAGCGAAGATGAAGAGATTATTTCTTATAGAAAATCGCTTTTAAATTCAATATCATATAGCCATAAACCTATATGTTCAAATTGCGAAGTAGATTATAAATGCAAGTTAAAAAAATATTTTGATTTATATAATATAAACGAAAAAAATAATTTAGAAAATAACGAAGAAAAAATTATTGATAATAAATTTATTGAAGAAATAAAAAATATAGTTAAAACTTTTAATTTGCCCGATTATATAAAAGCCGATTATGACAGATGCATTTATTGCGGACTATGCGATAATTATAAAACAATAAACGGATATAATTCTATAATAACCGATTTATGTCCAACAAATGTGTTTTATGCGGAAAGAAAAAATAAAATAAATTCTAATAATAATTCTATAGAAAGCGTTCAAAGTTTTTGTATTGGATGCAATTCTTTATGCGATATAGAATATTTGCATAATAAAGAAAATATAAACGATATAAAATCAATTTCGGGAAAAAAATTTGGTTTATGCGATTATGGAAGAAAAATGGATTATTATTCAAACGATAAATTAAAATATCCATTAATAAACGGAGTTGAAAACGATTTTGAAAAAGCTAAAGAATTATATAGAGAATTTATAAGCGATATTAACGACAATTCTTATTTGGCTATAGCGTCCTCTTTGTATCCGCTTGAAGATATAAAAGCTTTTAACGAACTAGCAAGTTATTTGGGAATAACAAAATTATATTATAAAAAAAATCGTATAGCCACAGATTCAAATGTTATAAAAGATAATTATACAAATATAAATAAATATTCAATAGAAGAATTAAAAAGAGAATTAAAATATATTAACGGAGAAAATATAGATTTTAATTATTATAAAAAGTTTATTATTTTAGGAGATTCTTTAGACGACAATAACGAAGAGATAATATCTTTCATTCAAAAAAATAAAAGAAATTATATATTATTTACTCCAACCTTATCGGCTTTGGCTTATAATTCTTATATAGCTTTTCCGATAGCGGGGCTTGGAGAATTTAGCGGAAATTATATCGATAAATACGGAAAATTAAAAGAAATTAACTCTTTTTTGAATAAAGATAAGAACAGACTTAACTTAAGAGATTTAATAAAGTATTTGTATTTATAATAATTTCGTATATAATAATATATAGATTAATTATATTTTAGTAAGGAGTCGTTTATGCGAAAAACGAGAGACGAGATACTTTCTAATATCGGTAATAATCGTTATGATATAATTATTATAGGCGGCGGAGTAATCGGAGCTACCATAGCTTTTAAGACTTCAAGAGTAGGACTTTCTACTCTTTTATTAGAAAAGCATGATTTTTCTTTCGGCGCTTCTTCTCGCACGGGAAAAATACTTAACGGAGGCTATAACGATTTAACTACAAAAAATATAATTTCTACTATTTATAAAGTTAGAGAAAGAAATAATTTAATATATAAAAGTTCCGCAAGCCAAACGGGAATATTATATCCAATATACGAATATGGAAAATCTGGAATATTCGGACAAGAATTAAAAAGCAATTTTTACGATTTACTTTCAATATTTTCTCAAATAAAAAGACATACATCTCATAGCAGAAATTCCGCTTTAGAATGTTTGCCCGATTTAATCAATAACGATGTAATAGCTGGAATAGAATATAACGAAGGAATGCTTGACGATTCAAGATATGTTATGGAACTTCTTTTAAAAGCGGAAGAAAACGGAGCGGATATTTTAAATTATGCTGAAGTAAAAATTTTTGAATATAATAATAAAGAAATACAAAAAGTTATTTTATCCGATAAAATCACGGGAAGAATATACGAAACGAGCGCTAAAGATATAGTAATTTCTGCTGGCGCTTGGGGACATGAATTAAGCTCAACTCTTCCAAATGGCAGTTTTGATAATAAGGTTCAATATATAAAAGCGTCTCATTTAATAGTCAATAGCGATATTATTCATATTAATAAATCTGTAGTTTTGCCAAAAATAAAAGATAGACCGAATGTATTTTTAATGAAATGGAAAGACACTTTAATTATAGGACCGACAATAAAAAAATATAATGGAAATTTAGATTGCATATACGCTACAAGCGATGAGATAGAATATTTACTTGATATATATAATACTTATTTTAGTTCTATAGTAAATAAAAATCATATTATAACGACTCAATCTGGTATGATGCCCGTTGATTCTACAGATATTAAAATTCATTCTCATCCTAATTATAGATTATTTTTGGTTGAAGGCGGAAACTTTACCTTATCTTCATTAATAGCCGTAAAAACTTTATTAAAAATATACGGAAAGCCGCATAAATGGTTTAGCGTTGGCAAATTTATGAATAATAAAATCGATAAAAAAATAGAATGGGTATTAAAAAAAGAGACTATCGATTTTCTTATAAATTATTTTAATTCTGTTGATTTGGCGATTCGATTAAACGAGTTCTGCAAAAACGATTCTTCTCTGCTTGTAAATGTAGGACTTGACGAAAGAATCCCAAGAGGTTTAATAAAATATTTTGTAGAAGTTGAACATGCTTTGCATTTAGACGATATTATGATTAGAAGATTAAGATTTATATTAACCGAAAACGACTGCGGAACTTTGCTGGCTGAACATATAGCGGAAGAAATGGCTAATATATTGGGCTGGAATCAAAAAAGAATAGAATGGGAAATTAAAAGATACAGAACGGAAATAAAGAGAGCGAGAGTTTCTTTATATTGAGTTTTATTGGTTTGAAAGTAAAAATTTATGTTATTTTTTGCATATTAGTCATTGCAAGCTTTCGTTACTAAAGGGATGCAGAGTGGAAGGCGTGGCAGTTCAGATTTAATAAAGTTAATTTCAAAATTTAGTTCTATTAATAAATAAATTTTATTAAAAGTGTATTGATTCAGTAGAGTTTCGTGATAACGGAAAGAATAATTGCTAGACATATGCGCGTGTAATAGGACTTTCTTTAATGAAGAAAAGAATTAATTTTTAACGCAATCTACACAACATAAAATAAGTCCATAAATTTTTTATGTTTTTATAAACTAACAATTAACTATATCAAAAATTTTTCCTCTTTCAAAATTTTTCACTTTTTCTTTTTCAGTCACGGTTATAAATACCTGTCCTAAAGTTTTTATATATTCCAATATGCTATCTCTTTTTATATTGTCAAGTTCAAGCATAGCATCGTCTATTAAAAGAATAGGTTTTTTATTTCTATATTCTAAAAATATTTTTTCGCTTGCAAGTTTCATTATAAGCGCAAACATTCTTTTTTCGCCTTGAGAAGAAAATTTTCTTGAAAGCGAATCTTTATAATAAAATTGATATTCCGCTCTATGCACTCCAAAATATGTCGTTTTAAGTTTTATTTGCTCTTGTAAAGTGTCTTCAAGTTTTTTTATATAATCGTTTTCGTTTTCAATATTTTCTATAGTCGATAAATATTTAATTGAATAAGGATTTTCATTTTTAAATATCGTTTCGTAAGTTTCGTTCATTTTATCTTCCAATATTTTTGAATATTTAATATTTTCTTTCGATATATATAAAGAAAGTTTCGCTATATCTTCATTGTAAATATGAGCTTCGTTGGGTTTATTTATCAAGCAAATATTTCGCATTTTTAAAAGTTTATTATATTTTATCAAAGAAGATAAATATTCAATCGATATTGTTGAAATAAGCATATTAAAATAGTCTCTTCTCAATTTAGGCTCGCCCATAACTAAATCGGTATCGTTTGGAAGAAATATAATATAAAGTATTTTTCCAATTAAATCTTTTCTTGAAGAGATTTCTTTTTTGTCCATAAAAACTTTTTTAGATTTTTTTTGATAAACTATTTCTATATTTGTGTCGTAAGATAAATTATCTTCTCTAAATATTCCTCTTATAAAATAATTATCGTTTTTATATTTTACGATTTCTCTATCTAAACGAGTTCTAAAAGATATTCCGTTTCCAAGCATATATATAGCTTCCAAAATATTTGTTTTTCCAAAGCCGTTATTTCCGTATAAAACATTTATTTTATCAGAAAAATCAAATACGCTTTCATCATAGTTTCTAAAAGAACGCAGAGTTAACTCTTTGAGTATCATTTATCTTGCCCTTAATTTTATTATATAAATTATTTATTATATATTAAATTTTTCTTTTTAGATACAAAATTAATACAAAATTTTTATATTTTAAAAGTTAAATTTATTTCTTAAAATAACCGAATTTTTAAATTTTCAACGCTTGATAAAATTGCTTTTTACTGTTATATTATTCAATTATATCTATTAAATATTTTTATTTTAAGGATTATCAATGATAAGAGTCGATAACATTGTTAAATATTACGGCGAACATTTGGCTTTAAAAGGAATTTCATACACGATAAACAAAGGCGAAATTGTCGGATTTTTAGGACCAAACGGAGCGGGAAAAAGCACTATGATGAGAATTATTACGGGTTATTTGCCCGCGACAAGCGGATTCGTTTATTTGGA
Protein-coding regions in this window:
- a CDS encoding NAD(P)H-dependent oxidoreductase subunit E, with protein sequence METNNMQTVIEVCVGLHCCMKGSYAILESIRKHYDLKIGIPSFDGMLLKEVECMHNCKNAVSVIINGMEFNNCSFDNIVKYIEAIHIRKR
- a CDS encoding NADH-ubiquinone oxidoreductase-F iron-sulfur binding region domain-containing protein translates to MKRYVLYNENIIDNIQTFKDYFGDFLYSKIKIENYNNIISDLKEYPIFTRDAYQKSLYDIIISKKENEETLIINGYSIDYLVFKDKFLLKNNPYLILDSAIFLSKILNIKNIDIILRSYYNEEKNILIKALAEIEDIYYINNEININIYDENSYYDNYKEKITIPFLENKNYIFDLETITQFGYFTHIGKDNFKKYGEGNFKGSILLSLSGDINIPNLYEFELSNSFNDIIRIAGNAPKDYDIKCVFTNGFLNPPMDIESLLNISLDYNDFNNLNIKIGNGGICFISENRCIIRVSLKIIQFAKNISCKKCMPCGFGFNLCEYYLNKIILGKSDNSDLIDLKNTLNMIIKGSSCLYIRNLTNCILQTIEKFNYEFLYAIEKKITLYSFINKTDII
- a CDS encoding ferrodoxin, producing the protein MIIKITVDGKDIYSQKGWTILKALSYLKIDIPNLCDFRFDNINNAENKNLSFITEENKLNCKLCIVKIKRKNEDSYSFKYACNEIVENGMDIISEDEEIISYRKSLLNSISYSHKPICSNCEVDYKCKLKKYFDLYNINEKNNLENNEEKIIDNKFIEEIKNIVKTFNLPDYIKADYDRCIYCGLCDNYKTINGYNSIITDLCPTNVFYAERKNKINSNNNSIESVQSFCIGCNSLCDIEYLHNKENINDIKSISGKKFGLCDYGRKMDYYSNDKLKYPLINGVENDFEKAKELYREFISDINDNSYLAIASSLYPLEDIKAFNELASYLGITKLYYKKNRIATDSNVIKDNYTNINKYSIEELKRELKYINGENIDFNYYKKFIILGDSLDDNNEEIISFIQKNKRNYILFTPTLSALAYNSYIAFPIAGLGEFSGNYIDKYGKLKEINSFLNKDKNRLNLRDLIKYLYL
- a CDS encoding FAD-dependent oxidoreductase, which codes for MRKTRDEILSNIGNNRYDIIIIGGGVIGATIAFKTSRVGLSTLLLEKHDFSFGASSRTGKILNGGYNDLTTKNIISTIYKVRERNNLIYKSSASQTGILYPIYEYGKSGIFGQELKSNFYDLLSIFSQIKRHTSHSRNSALECLPDLINNDVIAGIEYNEGMLDDSRYVMELLLKAEENGADILNYAEVKIFEYNNKEIQKVILSDKITGRIYETSAKDIVISAGAWGHELSSTLPNGSFDNKVQYIKASHLIVNSDIIHINKSVVLPKIKDRPNVFLMKWKDTLIIGPTIKKYNGNLDCIYATSDEIEYLLDIYNTYFSSIVNKNHIITTQSGMMPVDSTDIKIHSHPNYRLFLVEGGNFTLSSLIAVKTLLKIYGKPHKWFSVGKFMNNKIDKKIEWVLKKETIDFLINYFNSVDLAIRLNEFCKNDSSLLVNVGLDERIPRGLIKYFVEVEHALHLDDIMIRRLRFILTENDCGTLLAEHIAEEMANILGWNQKRIEWEIKRYRTEIKRARVSLY
- the recF gene encoding DNA replication/repair protein RecF (All proteins in this family for which functions are known are DNA-binding proteins that assist the filamentation of RecA onto DNA for the initiation of recombination or recombinational repair.), with translation MILKELTLRSFRNYDESVFDFSDKINVLYGNNGFGKTNILEAIYMLGNGISFRTRLDREIVKYKNDNYFIRGIFREDNLSYDTNIEIVYQKKSKKVFMDKKEISSRKDLIGKILYIIFLPNDTDLVMGEPKLRRDYFNMLISTISIEYLSSLIKYNKLLKMRNICLINKPNEAHIYNEDIAKLSLYISKENIKYSKILEDKMNETYETIFKNENPYSIKYLSTIENIENENDYIKKLEDTLQEQIKLKTTYFGVHRAEYQFYYKDSLSRKFSSQGEKRMFALIMKLASEKIFLEYRNKKPILLIDDAMLELDNIKRDSILEYIKTLGQVFITVTEKEKVKNFERGKIFDIVNC